A portion of the Candidatus Neomarinimicrobiota bacterium genome contains these proteins:
- a CDS encoding M23 family metallopeptidase — protein MKLPFIASLFILMGCTHLVTPPPVVEEISSPPPTAEEQPLPPPEMSHRIDDDGKNILISVPHGATIPGDEMDEIVTSARERIIYEDYFESIGNDSLRSELAGRLHNLVIREELDAHLLREMISDATSITVTFAEDSLRLALLAKELLGEYMKIEATDHAPMAVSAPLWDDFAYLSPGTFLLPCAGVDVPERPNLLPNAPRSYRSGIHRGIDFPAPYGKESRAVADGIVIRADQGYQEITNEFRESLLDKAATIKRTPSDVFEHVLLGRSIFLDHGLKIVPGKRIISIYAHLAEINGDLRAGDSVKRGQLLGLVGNSGTSDGAKGTKKGAHLHFEIIIQDENGERFLGQGFAHAKLLDLLGTVFSRE, from the coding sequence TTGAAACTTCCGTTTATCGCATCGCTGTTCATTCTGATGGGGTGTACGCATCTGGTGACACCGCCCCCCGTCGTTGAAGAGATATCTTCACCACCGCCCACGGCTGAGGAACAACCCTTACCTCCACCGGAAATGAGCCACAGAATTGATGACGACGGCAAGAATATACTTATCTCCGTTCCTCACGGCGCTACTATTCCGGGAGATGAGATGGACGAAATAGTCACCTCAGCCAGGGAAAGGATTATTTATGAAGACTATTTCGAGAGCATAGGAAATGACTCACTCCGCAGCGAATTAGCCGGGCGCCTGCACAATCTTGTTATCCGCGAAGAGCTTGACGCCCACCTATTGCGGGAGATGATCTCCGATGCCACCAGCATCACGGTGACTTTTGCTGAAGATTCCTTACGATTGGCGCTGCTAGCAAAAGAACTGCTCGGTGAATATATGAAGATTGAAGCAACTGACCACGCTCCCATGGCGGTATCGGCACCACTGTGGGACGACTTTGCTTACCTCTCTCCCGGTACGTTCCTCCTCCCCTGTGCCGGCGTTGATGTTCCAGAGCGGCCAAACCTGCTGCCCAACGCACCCCGCTCCTACCGCAGCGGCATTCACCGCGGAATTGACTTTCCAGCACCATACGGCAAAGAGAGCCGGGCAGTGGCTGACGGTATTGTTATCCGAGCTGACCAAGGATACCAGGAAATCACCAATGAATTCCGTGAATCACTACTTGATAAAGCGGCGACCATCAAGCGAACCCCTTCGGACGTCTTTGAGCATGTTCTCCTCGGCCGGAGTATCTTCCTCGACCACGGCCTGAAGATCGTTCCCGGTAAGCGGATTATTTCCATCTACGCACATCTTGCGGAGATCAACGGCGACCTCCGGGCAGGTGACAGTGTGAAGCGCGGTCAATTACTGGGCCTGGTGGGTAACAGCGGCACCAGCGATGGAGCTAAAGGGACAAAGAAGGGTGCTCATCTCCATTTCGAAATCATCATCCAAGACGAAAATGGGGAAAGATTTCTCGGTCAGGGATTTGCCCACGCCAAACTTCTAGACCTATTGGGAACAGTCTTCAGCCGCGAATAG
- a CDS encoding type II 3-dehydroquinate dehydratase has translation MNILVLHGPNLNLIGVRSAVTGERVTLDKIDRSLREKARELNVTLKNLQTHDSTKAITFLQRNRNWANGLLFTPGPWAKSHYDILDTLKLINIPTVEIHFTTEFFVDDYGDGSIFNEVAIDVKKGRPPTVYQEALVQLKEHLSST, from the coding sequence ATGAACATCCTTGTGCTGCACGGTCCAAACCTGAACCTCATCGGCGTCCGCTCGGCTGTGACCGGTGAACGGGTGACATTGGATAAAATCGATAGATCCCTGAGGGAGAAGGCGAGAGAACTCAACGTAACACTAAAGAATCTTCAGACGCATGATTCCACAAAGGCGATCACGTTTTTGCAGCGCAATCGCAACTGGGCCAATGGACTGCTGTTTACGCCGGGACCGTGGGCAAAATCGCACTACGACATTCTCGACACTCTAAAGCTGATCAACATCCCCACGGTGGAGATTCACTTCACGACTGAATTCTTCGTGGATGATTACGGAGACGGATCCATCTTTAACGAGGTGGCGATAGACGTCAAGAAAGGGCGCCCGCCAACAGTATATCAGGAAGCACTTGTTCAATTGAAAGAGCACCTCTCTTCGACCTAA
- a CDS encoding SDR family oxidoreductase, translating into MNSILVTGGAGFIGSHLCEKLLERSNEVLCVDNLFTGGKENIEHLLEHHYFEFLRHDITFPLYVEVDQIYNLACPASPIHYQRDPVQTVKTSVHGCINMLGLAKRTKARILQASTSEVYGMPQVHPQPEDYWGHVNPTGPRACYDEGKRAAETLFFDYHRQHGLDIRVVRIFNTFGPRMALDDGRVISNFIVAALKNEPISIYGDGSQTRSFCYVDDMVEGLITMMEQEDLIGPVNLGNPDEITIKKLADEIIQLTGSDSEVTSEALPENDPTQRQPDISLAKERLNWEATTDRSEGLKQTVDYFRNVIEN; encoded by the coding sequence ATGAATAGTATCCTGGTAACAGGCGGAGCGGGCTTTATCGGCTCTCACCTGTGCGAAAAACTTCTGGAGCGCAGCAATGAGGTGCTCTGTGTCGACAATCTGTTCACAGGCGGGAAGGAAAACATCGAGCACCTACTGGAACATCATTATTTTGAATTTTTGCGCCACGATATAACATTCCCGCTGTACGTTGAAGTGGATCAGATCTACAATCTCGCCTGCCCTGCCAGTCCCATCCACTACCAGAGAGATCCTGTTCAGACCGTCAAGACAAGTGTCCACGGCTGTATCAATATGCTTGGTCTGGCCAAGCGGACAAAGGCACGGATCCTGCAGGCCTCCACCTCGGAAGTCTACGGCATGCCGCAAGTTCACCCTCAGCCAGAGGACTACTGGGGACACGTGAACCCAACTGGACCGCGGGCATGCTACGACGAAGGGAAGCGGGCGGCGGAGACCCTTTTCTTCGATTACCACCGTCAGCACGGTCTCGATATTCGTGTGGTCAGGATATTCAACACCTTCGGCCCGCGCATGGCACTGGACGACGGCCGCGTCATTTCCAATTTTATAGTGGCCGCTTTGAAGAACGAACCAATCTCAATCTACGGCGACGGTAGCCAGACCCGCTCCTTCTGTTACGTGGACGATATGGTAGAAGGACTGATCACCATGATGGAACAGGAAGATTTAATCGGGCCGGTAAACCTAGGCAATCCTGATGAGATCACCATCAAGAAACTGGCTGATGAAATCATTCAGTTGACAGGCTCTGACAGCGAGGTGACGTCTGAAGCCCTGCCTGAGAACGATCCTACGCAGCGACAACCTGATATTTCCCTGGCAAAAGAAAGGTTAAACTGGGAAGCGACAACTGACCGCAGTGAAGGCCTTAAACAGACAGTGGATTACTTCAGGAATGTCATAGAGAACTAA